A window of the Arachis duranensis cultivar V14167 chromosome 5, aradu.V14167.gnm2.J7QH, whole genome shotgun sequence genome harbors these coding sequences:
- the LOC107489777 gene encoding kunitz-type trypsin inhibitor-like 1 protein translates to MKKQAVASLLSLSFLLLLAFPLAYSQTVFIPVKDIHGNDVVTGIPYQIRQLTPGNPTPHGGGLIHGKTGNSTCPVSVAYNTGLMFGSPVKFSIPEWANTPGKIVPQGIPLEIEFSDENPLECASSSEWMVYGDNIETQKAVLGIGGPLDHPDQNTLFGYFNIQESQVGYRFMFCYMFQGSPLCSDVGTHLQNYPASLLVLTAGNLMSDPVFYFGLEKTDSDSSGIIKTVAY, encoded by the coding sequence atgaagaaacaagcagtaGCATCACTACTTTCCCtttctttcctcctcctcttaGCCTTTCCTTTAGCCTACTCACAGACTGTTTTCATACCTGTGAAGGACATTCATGGCAACGACGTTGTCACCGGTATCCCTTACCAAATTCGGCAACTTACACCTGGAAACCCAACCCCACATGGCGGCGGACTTATACACGGCAAAACTGGGAACTCAACGTGCCCAGTTTCTGTCGCATATAACACCGGTTTAATGTTTGGTTCTCCGGTGAAGTTCAGCATACCGGAATGGGCAAACACCCCCGGCAAAATAGTCCCCCAAGGTATCCCATTGGAGATTGAGTTCTCGGATGAGAACCCACTAGAGTGTGCTTCATCATCCGAATGGATGGTTTATGGTGACAATATTGAGACCCAAAAAGCTGTTCTGGGCATTGGTGGTCCTTTGGACCACCCTGACCAAAATACACTATTTGGGTATTTTAACATCCAAGAGTCTCAAGTTGGATACAGATTTATGTTCTGTTATATGTTCCAGGGTTCACCTCTTTGTTCTGATGTTGGGACCCACCTTCAAAACTATCCGGCTTCCCTTCTTGTTCTTACTGCTGGTAACCTCATGAGTGACCCCGTCTTCTACTTTGGCCTTGAAAAAACCGATTCAGACTCTTCTGGAATTATCAAGACTGTTGCCTACTGA
- the LOC107489778 gene encoding kunitz-type trypsin inhibitor-like 2 protein, protein MKEAALFVLGFISLLAFSCSEIVLDRDGDRVVSGSPYFLGAIRWYPVHNYERGITLGATGKQVDPVTIQVDDSISYFDGIPVSFSIVGTPDPGVPIATESPVEIKFTGINTPISTTWMAFVNSEIQSLSVGIGGPEEHPGEPTIVSTFSIQKDTISYILRYSVPTPGVGNGINYLFGNVTDFKQGESPLVLTQDFPTLHFDIFKDRSGPTHTVV, encoded by the coding sequence ATGAAAGAAGCAGCCCTCTTCGTCTTAGGCTTTATTTCCCTTTTAGCCTTCTCATGTTCCGAAATAGTGCTGGACCGGGATGGCGACCGGGTAGTCTCCGGTAGCCCATACTTTCTTGGCGCAATTCGATGGTATCCCGTACATAACTATGAACGCGGAATAACCCTCGGCGCAACCGGGAAACAGGTAGACCCGGTTACCATCCAAGTTGACGATTCCATATCCTACTTCGACGGCATCCCAGTGAGCTTCTCCATCGTTGGAACACCAGATCCCGGTGTACCAATCGCCACCGAATCTCCGGTAGAGATCAAGTTCACAGGCATAAacacaccgatctcaacaacgTGGATGGCGTTCGTTAACAGCGAGATTCAAAGCTTGAGCGTGGGAATTGGAGGTCCTGAAGAACACCCTGGGGAACCAACAATTGTAAGCACGTTTAGTATCCAGAAAGACACAATTTCATACATCCTTAGGTACAGTGTACCAACTCCTGGAGTAGGGAATGGAATAAACTACCTTTTTGGAAACGTTACGGATTTCAAACAAGGTGAGAGCCCTCTGGTTCTCACTCAGGACTTCCCCACCTTACACTTTGATATCTTCAAAGATAGATCTGGTCCCACTCATACTGTGGTTTGA